One window of the Triticum dicoccoides isolate Atlit2015 ecotype Zavitan chromosome 3B, WEW_v2.0, whole genome shotgun sequence genome contains the following:
- the LOC119276035 gene encoding uncharacterized protein LOC119276035 — MGSVGGEEEFPAGVMGADAEVGALVWVRRRNGSWWPGRILGQDELPENCVVPPRSAGTPIKLLGRPDGSIDWYNLEKSKRVKAFRCGEYEECIEKAKILARQQKRTYNEGKYVRREDAIMHALEIERSRFPDEDEMDDVMCASENRYSANSRNIGGASRISSRVERGLYDIEENSAQGLSEASTFFKLPQNISSSSTRYASSSRKKRKASNKFEDDTVKGFRRMRDLIGSNRTPKRKSSAGSFSHGYHDLPHLESGPSFGYELPSTNGINKNKQSHSLTKRKRSNIGQAYENSRKKDKRRPLSKLCKDSAVKVPTYWDASGQSSVQSPGHKLSNVFESNWGGFSLPGNLNCSYSSGTSSVETLADALCTSRSGATKASKLKEAEVFDGTGFLSDGCSDDDEFLDAHRTMEDDVTAEGHLHTHGSCASVKDETLKGKTQITDYSREHIPLLRDNTSSKKKNIQVTPVSCNMDESLMVERYGRTIKCKEQDEDVTGLDARVGSASDPGSSMKFVLVPPDDGAGIMGQQYYESGPEHDESFETLSNHSHSEKVGAASPYYGSPLKVILPEQKPDMKSTRCHVVKPMKSVQADYKLYDVELAVEGTYKGHRAPLVSLTSKWNHKPVMGFPVPVVVLDDSCPVESRDNHHLAKNSLTHLLKRSEVAEPRQPRSSHSSKSKLCGRKKVSEHDMDKSWRPHTKKSASSPRKMRRLSSFGSSRRESANRNTVVRKIGGPTIACIPVRLVFSRINEALSFQVRSENTS, encoded by the exons ATGGGAAGCGTCGGTGGAGAGGAGGAGTTCCCCGCCGGCGtgatgggggcggacgcggaggtgGGGGCGCTAGTCTGGGTGCGCCGCCGCAACGGATCCTGGTGGCCCGGCCGGATCCTTGGTCAGGACGAGTTACCCGAGAACTGTGTGGTTCCACCGCGCTCTGCAGGCACACCCATCAAGCTCCTCGGCCGCCCGGACGGCAGCAT TGACTGGTATAATCTCGAGAAATCTAAGCGTGTGAAGGCATTCCGGTGTGGTGAGTATGAAGAGTGTATAGAAAAAGCAAAAATTTTGGCTCGCCAGCAAAAGAGGACCTACAATGAAGGAAAGTATGTTCGCAGGGAGGATGCCATTATGCACGCCCTTGAAATAGAAAGATCTCGCTTTCCAGATGAAGATGAGATGGACGATGTTATGTGTGCATCTGAGAACAGATATTCTGCAAACTCTAGAAACATAGGTGGAGCCAGCAGAATATCTTCTCGCGTTGAAAGGGGTCTGTATGATATTGAAGAAAACTCAGCTCAAGGTTTATCTGAAGCGTCAACATTTTTCAAGCTGCCACAAAATATATCCTCTTCAAGTACTAGGTATGCTTCATCGTCAAGGAAGAAACGGAAGGCATCAAACAAATTTGAGGATGACACAGTTAAAGGATTCCGGCGTATGAGAGACCTTATTGGATCAAACAGGACGCCCAAACGGAAGTCAAGTGCTGGTTCTTTTTCACATGGGTATCATGATTTACCTCATCTTGAAAGTGGGCCAAGCTTTGGCTATGAGTTGCCTAGCACAAATGGAATAAACAAAAATAAGCAGTCTCATTCGTTGACAAAAAGGAAACGCTCCAATATTGGTCAAGCTTATGAAAATTCAAGAAAGAAAGATAAGCGACGTCCTTTGTCAAAGTTATGTAAAGATTCAGCAGTGAAAGTTCCAACATATTGGGACGCTTCAGGACAGTCTTCTGTCCAGTCCCCTGGACATAAACTGTCGAATGTGTTTGAATCAAATTGGGGGGGATTTTCTTTGCCAGGAAATTTAAATTGTTCTTACAGCTCGGGCACTTCAAGTGTGGAGACTTTAGCAGATGCCTTATGTACTAGTCGCAGTGGTGCTACCAAAGCTTCTAAACTAAAGGAAGCTGAAGTCTTCGACGGGACTGGGTTTCTTAGTGATGGCTGCTCTGATGATGATGAGTTTCTTGATGCTCACCGTACTATGGAGGATGATGTCACAGCAGAAG GCCATTTGCACACACATGGATCGTGTGCATCTGTAAAGGATGAGACCTTAAAAGGCAAGACACAAATTACTGACTATAGCAGAGAACACATACCCTTACTTCGTGATAATACAAGTTCCAAGAAGAAAAACATACAGGTAACTCCAGTAAGCTGCAACATGGATGAAAGTTTGATGGTGGAACGGTATGGAAGGACAATAAAATGCAAGGAACAAGATGAAGATGTTACTGGGTTGGATGCACGAGTCGGAAGTGCTAGTGATCCTGGGAGTAGCATGAAATTTGTGCTGGTTCCTCCAGATGATGGTGCTGGCATTATGGGGCAACAATATTATGAAAGCGGACCCGAGCATGATGAATCATTTGAAACTCTAAGCAACCATTCACACTCTGAAAAGGTTGGGGCAGCATCCCCATATTATGGGTCACCGCTTAAAGTAATACTGCCTGAGCAGAAACCTGATATGAAATCTACAAGATGCCATGTGGTAAAGCCAATGAAGAGTGTACAAGCAGACTATAAACTTTATGATGTTGAGTTGGCAGTCGAAGGAACCTACAAGGGCCACCGTGCACCTCTTGTTTCTCTGACAAGTAAATGGAACCATAAACCTGTTATGGGGTTTCCTGTACCTGTTGTTGTTTTGGATGATAGTTGCCCTGTGGAAAGTAGAGACAATCACCATCTGGCAAAGAACAGTCTTACCCACTTGCTAAAGAGGAGCGAAGTTGCAGAACCGCGCCAGCCAAGATCGTCACATTCATCTAAATCAAAACTTTGTGGCCGTAAAAAGGTCTCGGAGCAT